The nucleotide window TTGTTACGGGCCAGACGTTTCCAGAGTTTGCCGAAATGCTGAATCAGTTCAGGGTTTTCTACGTCCCCCAAACCTTTGCGCGCGACGATAACGATGTCCCATCCGACCAGTGAATCCTGATTCAGTCGGAACGATTCGCGCATCAGACGTTTGAGGCGGTTGCGCTGCACGGAGAGCTTGACGCTCTTTTTCCCGATAACCAGCCCGAGACGGGGGTGATCGAGATCGTTGCTGCGCGCAAGGAGCAGGAGA belongs to Pseudomonas sp. B21-028 and includes:
- the rnpA gene encoding ribonuclease P protein component gives rise to the protein MSQDFSREKRLLTPRHFKAVFDSPTGKVPGKNLLLLARSNDLDHPRLGLVIGKKSVKLSVQRNRLKRLMRESFRLNQDSLVGWDIVIVARKGLGDVENPELIQHFGKLWKRLARNKPATPVNTETAGVDSPDA